A window of the Brassica napus cultivar Da-Ae chromosome A2, Da-Ae, whole genome shotgun sequence genome harbors these coding sequences:
- the LOC125582256 gene encoding serine carboxypeptidase-like 11 isoform X1 has product MAKKLLLLLLLIIFSLHPCSGSVVKFLPGFEGPLPFELETGYIGVGEEEQVQLFYYFIKSEKNPKEDPLLIWLSGGPGCSSATGLFFENGPVTFNVEEGYNEGSGPALLSTTHSWTKVANIIFLDQPVGTGFSYATTQLLDTPSDSGEAKQIHEFIRKWLSKHTEFISNPFYVAGDSYSGKTIPATVQEISKGNDLGFKPQVNLEGYVLGNPVTDFEFDHNHCIPFAHGMALISDELYESLKRNCKGNYENIDPHNTECLKHHDKYLKCISSINVVHILMPRCDPPLFLQRRFILLRNVSAPLIADGCYIYTDLIASLWANDESVRKALHVVKGSIEKWVRCSSGKPYDFDIKSSVPYHMNNSIKGYRSLIFSGDHDLVVPFPSTQAWIRSLGYSIIDEWRPWMVHNQIAGYTRTYANNMTYATVKGGGHTLEFKPNESFIMFQRWISGQPL; this is encoded by the exons atgGCTAAGAAGTTGCTTCTGCTTCTTTTACTTATTATCTTTAGCCTACATCCATGTTCTGGCTCTGTTGTCAAGTTTCTTCCTGGTTTTGAAGGTCCTCTTCCTTTCGAGCTCGAGACCGG GTATATTGGTGTTGGTGAAGAAGAGCAAGTGCAATTGTTTTACTACTTCATTAAATCTGAGAAGAATCCAAAAGAAGATCCTCTTCTTATCTGGTTAAGTGGAGGACCTGGCTGCTCTTCTGCCACTGGTCTGTTTTTCGAGAATG gtccTGTGACATTTAACGTTGAGGAGGGTTACAATGAAGGTAGTGGACCCGCCTTActttctacaacacattcatggaCAAAG GTGGCAAACATTATCTTTTTAGACCAGCCTGTTGGTACTGGCTTCTCCTATGCAACAACTCAACTTCTTGATACACCTAGTGACTCAGGAGAAGCTAAGCAGATCCATGAATTTATTCGCAAG TGGTTAAGTAAGCATACAGAGTTTATTTCGAACCCTTTTTATGTCGCTGGAGATTCGTATTCTGGTAAGACTATTCCGGCAACAGTTCAAGAAATCTCCAAAG GAAATGATCTTGGGTTTAAACCTCAAGTAAATCTTGAG GGTTATGTACTAGGAAACCCGGTAACAGACTTCGAATTTGACCATAACCATTGCATTCCATTTGCTCATGGAATGGCATTAATCTCTGATGAACTCTACGAG TCATTGAAGAGAAACTGTAAAGGAAACTATGAAAATATAGATCCACATAACACAGAGTGCTTGAAACATCATGACAAATATCTAAAG TGTATTTCTAGCATAAATGTTGTTCATATTCTAATGCCACGTTGCGATCCCCCCCTGTTCCTCCAAAGAAGATTTATTCTCCTTAGAAACGTTTCGGCTCCGTTAATTGCAGATGGATGCTAT ATATATACTGATTTAATAGCTTCCCTCTGGGCTAATGATGAGAGCGTACGTAAAGCACTTCATGTAGTTAAG GGAAGTATAGAAAAATGGGTACGGTGTTCTTCGGGCAAGCCTTACGACTTCGACATTAAAAGCAGCGTACCATACCATATGAACAATAGCATCAAAGGATACAGATCTCTCATATTCAG cgGTGATCATGACTTAGTGGTGCCTTTCCCTTCAACGCAAGCGTGGATAAGATCACTTGGTTATTCCATTATTGATGAGTGGAGGCCATGGATGGTACATAATCAAATTGCTGGATACACTAGGACTTATGCCAATAACATGACATATGCTACTGTCAAA ggaGGTGGGCATACACTTGAATTCAAACCAAATGAAAGCTTTATCATGTTTCAGAGATGGATTAGTGGTCAACCACTCTAA
- the LOC125582256 gene encoding serine carboxypeptidase-like 3 isoform X2, protein MVGPVTFNVEEGYNEGSGPALLSTTHSWTKVANIIFLDQPVGTGFSYATTQLLDTPSDSGEAKQIHEFIRKWLSKHTEFISNPFYVAGDSYSGKTIPATVQEISKGNDLGFKPQVNLEGYVLGNPVTDFEFDHNHCIPFAHGMALISDELYESLKRNCKGNYENIDPHNTECLKHHDKYLKCISSINVVHILMPRCDPPLFLQRRFILLRNVSAPLIADGCYIYTDLIASLWANDESVRKALHVVKGSIEKWVRCSSGKPYDFDIKSSVPYHMNNSIKGYRSLIFSGDHDLVVPFPSTQAWIRSLGYSIIDEWRPWMVHNQIAGYTRTYANNMTYATVKGGGHTLEFKPNESFIMFQRWISGQPL, encoded by the exons ATGGTAG gtccTGTGACATTTAACGTTGAGGAGGGTTACAATGAAGGTAGTGGACCCGCCTTActttctacaacacattcatggaCAAAG GTGGCAAACATTATCTTTTTAGACCAGCCTGTTGGTACTGGCTTCTCCTATGCAACAACTCAACTTCTTGATACACCTAGTGACTCAGGAGAAGCTAAGCAGATCCATGAATTTATTCGCAAG TGGTTAAGTAAGCATACAGAGTTTATTTCGAACCCTTTTTATGTCGCTGGAGATTCGTATTCTGGTAAGACTATTCCGGCAACAGTTCAAGAAATCTCCAAAG GAAATGATCTTGGGTTTAAACCTCAAGTAAATCTTGAG GGTTATGTACTAGGAAACCCGGTAACAGACTTCGAATTTGACCATAACCATTGCATTCCATTTGCTCATGGAATGGCATTAATCTCTGATGAACTCTACGAG TCATTGAAGAGAAACTGTAAAGGAAACTATGAAAATATAGATCCACATAACACAGAGTGCTTGAAACATCATGACAAATATCTAAAG TGTATTTCTAGCATAAATGTTGTTCATATTCTAATGCCACGTTGCGATCCCCCCCTGTTCCTCCAAAGAAGATTTATTCTCCTTAGAAACGTTTCGGCTCCGTTAATTGCAGATGGATGCTAT ATATATACTGATTTAATAGCTTCCCTCTGGGCTAATGATGAGAGCGTACGTAAAGCACTTCATGTAGTTAAG GGAAGTATAGAAAAATGGGTACGGTGTTCTTCGGGCAAGCCTTACGACTTCGACATTAAAAGCAGCGTACCATACCATATGAACAATAGCATCAAAGGATACAGATCTCTCATATTCAG cgGTGATCATGACTTAGTGGTGCCTTTCCCTTCAACGCAAGCGTGGATAAGATCACTTGGTTATTCCATTATTGATGAGTGGAGGCCATGGATGGTACATAATCAAATTGCTGGATACACTAGGACTTATGCCAATAACATGACATATGCTACTGTCAAA ggaGGTGGGCATACACTTGAATTCAAACCAAATGAAAGCTTTATCATGTTTCAGAGATGGATTAGTGGTCAACCACTCTAA
- the LOC106406906 gene encoding probably inactive leucine-rich repeat receptor-like protein kinase At5g48380 has translation MSIMTVIVTCLWFLLVSSLTCANKADVYCLRDIYSQVKDPNEYLSSWVFGNETPGYICNFSGVTCWHDDENRVLSIKLSGFGLEGKFPSGIMYCTSLVALDLSRNNFYGALPSNMASLVPFLTTLDLSYNQFSGEIPASLSNIKFLNTLMLQHNQFTGQLPPELASLPRLTRFSVAENQLAGPVPRFNETTMSIGLENFANNEGLCGRPMDACVDPEEEMIRLGKMGAAVGAALLAPVGAFLDWFTINNRKKKQGDTRHRSLIFHIGD, from the coding sequence ATGTCCATTATGACCGTAATCGTAACTTGTCTCTGGTTCTTACTAGTGTCTAGCCTCACATGCGCAAACAAGGCCGACGTATATTGCTTGAGGGACATATATTCCCAAGTCAAGGATCCAAATGAATATTTATCGAGTTGGGTATTTGGCAACGAGACTCCAGGTTATATCTGCAACTTCAGTGGTGTGACTTGCTGGCATGATGATGAGAATAGGGTTCTGAGCATTAAGCTTTCTGGTTTTGGTCTCGAAGGAAAATTCCCTTCTGGGATTATGTACTGTACTAGTTTGGTAGCTCTGGATCTTTCTAGAAACAACTTCTATGGAGCTTTGCCATCCAACATGGCCTCTTTGGTTCCATTTCTCACAACTCTCGACCTCTCTTACAATCAATTCTCCGGTGAAATCCCAGCCAGTTTATCAAATATTAAGTTCCTGAACACTCTTATGCTCCAGCATAACCAGTTCACTGGTCAACTTCCTCCCGAGCTAGCGTCACTTCCGCGGCTCACTAGGTTTTCAGTAGCAGAAAATCAACTGGCCGGTCCTGTCCCTCGTTTCAACGAAACAACAATGAGTATTGGACTGGAGAACTTTGCTAATAACGAGGGTTTGTGTGGTCGGCCTATGGATGCTTGTGTTGACCCGGAAGAagaaatgatccggttagggaAGATGGGTGCAGCAGTTGGTGCGGCTTTACTTGCACCAGTAGGTGCATTCTTAGACTGGTTCACCATCAACAATAGGAAGAAGAAACAAGGAGATACAAGACACCGCAGCTTGATTTTCCACATTGGGGACTGA